The proteins below are encoded in one region of Streptomyces cyanogenus:
- a CDS encoding stealth family protein translates to MTVRSFARRMRPRVERKAAERVWQLRTMRRRRKAAVTDPVLRPVAVRGQQFYGRVVDRFTAAEAAASNLDLVVGALEQEGISYFLVSSRSRYTVGVNAVDRERLLTALEARHAGTAVFIGRPLPGGQLKHPALFLDGVLPAALRTAPVLRVGENHLGPAGQLLAGPELACDVEFWEDGGALLASADGPRRLAKVQPQASEDIFAESLVTPRNNGVTDVLPVSEQKPVTVRVGERELPSFAPLTLPTVNHVTFPVDVVYTWVDGEEPAMRAKRARYQEHGMAEILDKETNASRYTSHDELKYSLRSLAMYADFVRHIYIVTDGQKPHWLDDTAPGITVVDHRDIFPADALPVFNSHAIETRLHHIPGLSEHYLYFNDDVFVGRRVTPEHFFFGSGLMKIPVSPLKIGVGKPHAEETATNSASKNVRRLLLEKFGRMTTNNFMHTPLPQQRGTLLALEELFPEDIRRTTASRFRSPQDIAMTAPLLYQYALMTGQGVPGKFSFRYVNISRPDAERRLTDLRRNRRFDFFCLNDVDVPPEEREQVSVRMHEFLENYFPFPSPFEKQS, encoded by the coding sequence GTGACCGTGCGTTCCTTTGCGCGGCGGATGCGACCGCGAGTCGAGCGGAAGGCCGCCGAGCGGGTGTGGCAGCTCCGTACCATGCGACGGCGCCGCAAGGCCGCGGTGACGGACCCGGTGCTGCGCCCGGTCGCGGTGCGCGGCCAGCAGTTCTACGGCCGGGTCGTGGACCGGTTCACCGCCGCCGAGGCGGCCGCCTCGAACCTGGACCTGGTGGTCGGCGCGCTGGAGCAGGAGGGGATCTCCTACTTCCTGGTGTCGTCCCGGAGCCGTTACACGGTCGGCGTGAACGCCGTGGACCGGGAGCGGCTGCTCACCGCGCTGGAGGCGCGGCACGCGGGCACGGCCGTGTTCATCGGCCGGCCGCTGCCCGGCGGCCAGCTCAAGCACCCCGCCCTGTTCCTGGACGGCGTCCTGCCCGCCGCCCTGCGCACCGCCCCCGTGCTGCGCGTCGGCGAGAACCACCTCGGCCCCGCCGGCCAGCTGCTCGCCGGGCCGGAGCTGGCCTGTGACGTGGAGTTCTGGGAGGACGGCGGGGCGCTGCTCGCCTCCGCCGACGGGCCCCGGCGGCTGGCCAAGGTGCAGCCGCAGGCGTCCGAGGACATCTTCGCCGAGTCGCTCGTCACGCCCCGTAACAACGGGGTCACGGACGTGCTGCCGGTGAGCGAGCAGAAGCCGGTCACCGTGCGGGTCGGCGAGCGCGAGCTGCCCAGCTTCGCCCCCCTGACGCTGCCCACCGTGAACCACGTGACCTTCCCGGTCGACGTCGTCTACACCTGGGTGGACGGCGAGGAGCCGGCCATGCGGGCCAAGCGGGCCCGGTACCAGGAGCACGGCATGGCCGAGATCCTGGACAAGGAGACCAACGCCTCCCGCTACACCAGCCACGACGAGCTGAAGTACTCGCTGCGCTCGCTCGCGATGTACGCCGACTTCGTCCGGCACATCTACATCGTGACCGACGGCCAGAAGCCGCACTGGCTCGACGACACCGCCCCGGGGATCACGGTCGTCGACCACCGGGACATCTTCCCGGCGGACGCGCTGCCCGTCTTCAACTCGCACGCGATCGAGACCCGGCTGCACCACATCCCGGGCCTGTCCGAGCACTACCTGTACTTCAACGACGACGTCTTCGTCGGCCGCCGGGTCACCCCGGAGCACTTCTTCTTCGGCAGCGGTCTGATGAAGATCCCGGTGTCGCCGCTGAAGATCGGCGTCGGCAAGCCGCACGCCGAGGAGACCGCCACCAACTCCGCCAGCAAGAACGTACGGCGGCTGCTGCTGGAGAAGTTCGGGCGGATGACCACGAACAACTTCATGCACACCCCGCTGCCGCAGCAGCGCGGCACCCTGCTGGCGCTGGAGGAGCTGTTCCCGGAGGACATCCGGCGCACCACCGCGTCCCGGTTCCGCTCGCCGCAGGACATCGCCATGACCGCGCCGCTGCTCTACCAGTACGCGCTGATGACCGGCCAGGGCGTGCCCGGCAAGTTCAGCTTCCGGTACGTGAACATCAGCCGGCCGGACGCCGAGCGCCGCCTGACCGACCTGCGCCGCAACCGCCGCTTCGACTTCTTCTGCCTGAACGACGTCGACGTGCCGCCGGAGGAGCGCGAGCAGGTCAGCGTGCGGATGCACGAGTTCCTGGAGAACTACTTCCCCTTCCCGAGCCCCTTCGAGAAGCAGAGCTGA
- a CDS encoding phosphoglyceromutase, with protein sequence MADAPYKLILLRHGESEWNAKNLFTGWVDVNLNEKGEKEAVRGGELLKDADLLPDVVHTSLQKRAIRTAQLALEAADRHWIPVHRSWRLNERHYGALQGKDKAATLAEFGEEQFMLWRRSYDTPPPPLSDDSEFSQANDARYASIPPELRPRTECLKDVVIRMLPYWYDAIVPDLLTGRTVLIAAHGNSLRALVKHLDGISDADIAGLNIPTGIPLYYELDADFKPLTPGGKYLDPEAAAAAIEAVKNQGKKK encoded by the coding sequence ATGGCCGACGCACCGTACAAGCTGATCCTCCTCCGCCACGGCGAGAGCGAGTGGAACGCGAAGAACCTGTTCACCGGCTGGGTGGACGTCAACCTCAACGAGAAGGGCGAGAAGGAGGCAGTCCGCGGTGGCGAGCTCCTGAAGGACGCCGATCTCCTGCCCGACGTGGTCCACACGTCCCTCCAAAAGCGCGCGATCCGCACGGCCCAGCTGGCCCTGGAGGCCGCGGACCGCCACTGGATCCCCGTCCACCGCTCGTGGCGCCTGAACGAGCGGCACTACGGCGCCCTCCAGGGCAAGGACAAGGCGGCGACGCTGGCCGAGTTCGGCGAGGAGCAGTTCATGCTCTGGCGCCGCTCGTACGACACCCCGCCCCCGCCGCTGTCGGACGACTCCGAGTTCTCCCAGGCGAACGACGCCCGCTACGCCTCCATCCCGCCGGAGCTGCGCCCGCGCACGGAGTGCCTGAAGGACGTCGTCATCCGCATGCTCCCGTACTGGTACGACGCGATCGTCCCGGACCTGCTGACCGGCCGCACGGTCCTGATCGCCGCCCACGGCAACAGCCTGCGCGCCTTGGTCAAGCACCTGGACGGCATCTCCGACGCCGACATCGCGGGCCTGAACATCCCGACCGGCATCCCCCTCTACTACGAGCTGGACGCCGACTTCAAGCCGCTCACCCCCGGCGGCAAGTACCTCGACCCGGAGGCGGCGGCGGCCGCGATCGAGGCGGTCAAGAACCAGGGCAAGAAGAAGTAA
- a CDS encoding flavoprotein produces the protein MTTTRPVLYLFGSAAPPVFDMAEVVAEAQGRGFEVCLGLTPTAARWLEPQKTKLERLTGHPVRSAYKLPGEPDVWPTADVIAVAPATFNTVNAWALGITRDFVVGVVAEGIGKGIPMVAMPCVNAAYVRHRQFERSVAELREMGVRVLYGDGGFVPNQPGQGKPSEYPWHLVLGAVEEIVPGR, from the coding sequence ATGACGACAACGCGTCCCGTCCTCTACCTGTTCGGCTCCGCTGCCCCGCCGGTGTTCGATATGGCGGAGGTCGTCGCGGAGGCCCAGGGCCGGGGGTTCGAGGTGTGTCTCGGGCTGACTCCGACCGCGGCACGCTGGCTGGAACCGCAGAAGACCAAGTTGGAGCGGCTCACCGGGCACCCCGTGCGCAGCGCGTACAAGCTGCCGGGGGAGCCGGACGTGTGGCCGACGGCGGACGTGATCGCGGTGGCTCCCGCGACCTTCAACACCGTCAACGCGTGGGCCCTCGGCATCACGCGTGACTTCGTGGTCGGTGTCGTCGCCGAAGGCATCGGCAAGGGCATCCCCATGGTGGCGATGCCGTGCGTGAACGCCGCCTACGTGCGGCATCGGCAGTTCGAGCGGAGCGTCGCGGAACTGCGCGAGATGGGCGTGCGCGTTCTGTACGGCGATGGTGGTTTTGTCCCGAACCAGCCAGGGCAGGGCAAGCCGAGCGAGTATCCGTGGCACCTGGTTCTCGGTGCAGTGGAAGAGATCGTCCCGGGACGGTAG
- a CDS encoding helix-turn-helix domain-containing protein has translation MPTRDDDHTGARIKEQRRLARLTQRQFAERLPYSYSYLNQVECGARPATAAFVAACAKALSIDVTVLTGQPYVTELQRDRLAELVRPIRESLDLYDLGPNPDLIPRPAPQLIAGADRLCAEVRATHLRGAARALPGLIAELTHTAWSTPSTELWQALSSAYRTAHDISVKLGYYDLSTVALDRMDWAAHRASDPCLAAVRQYMRALVYFREGEYRIGQRLIATGHQVIAQNDPSREALAVAGQLHLGGAVIAARAEQQSSVAQHIGEAHRIAQRIGDASDVHWLSFGPANVALHKMSAAVEMCQYDDALKQARHLKLPPRLPTSRRAHFLIERARAEIETGHTDAALKSLVEARHLAPEQTRYHPAARETVTGLVRQSRRTPETLNHMAAWVGL, from the coding sequence ATGCCGACTCGGGACGATGACCACACGGGCGCACGCATCAAGGAACAACGCAGGCTGGCCAGACTCACCCAACGACAGTTCGCCGAACGGCTCCCCTACTCCTACAGCTATCTGAACCAGGTCGAGTGCGGAGCCCGCCCCGCCACCGCCGCCTTCGTCGCCGCCTGCGCGAAAGCCCTCAGCATCGATGTGACGGTCCTGACCGGGCAGCCGTACGTGACCGAACTGCAGCGCGACCGCCTCGCTGAACTGGTCCGGCCCATCCGCGAATCCCTGGACTTGTACGACCTTGGCCCCAACCCTGATCTGATCCCCCGGCCGGCGCCACAGCTCATCGCCGGCGCTGACCGCCTCTGCGCCGAGGTTCGGGCGACTCACTTGCGTGGTGCGGCCCGTGCCCTTCCCGGGCTCATCGCCGAGCTGACCCACACGGCATGGTCGACCCCCTCCACGGAACTGTGGCAGGCGCTGTCCTCCGCTTACCGCACGGCGCACGACATCAGCGTGAAGCTCGGCTACTACGATCTGTCCACAGTCGCTCTGGACCGCATGGACTGGGCGGCACACCGTGCATCCGACCCGTGTCTGGCCGCCGTACGGCAGTACATGCGGGCCCTGGTCTACTTCCGCGAGGGCGAGTATCGGATCGGACAGCGCCTCATCGCCACCGGGCATCAGGTAATCGCACAGAACGATCCTTCACGAGAAGCGCTTGCCGTCGCCGGACAATTGCACCTCGGCGGTGCTGTCATCGCCGCCCGCGCCGAGCAACAGTCGTCCGTCGCACAGCACATAGGCGAGGCCCACCGGATCGCACAGCGCATCGGTGACGCCTCCGATGTGCACTGGCTCAGCTTCGGCCCGGCCAACGTCGCCCTGCACAAGATGTCCGCCGCCGTGGAGATGTGCCAGTACGACGATGCCTTGAAGCAGGCTCGGCACCTCAAACTGCCTCCCCGGCTCCCTACTTCACGCCGCGCCCACTTCCTGATCGAACGGGCCCGTGCCGAGATAGAGACCGGGCACACCGACGCCGCGCTGAAGTCCCTCGTAGAAGCTCGCCACCTGGCCCCCGAACAGACCCGCTACCACCCGGCCGCCCGGGAAACGGTCACCGGTCTGGTGCGCCAGTCCCGCCGCACACCGGAGACGCTCAACCACATGGCAGCCTGGGTCGGCCTCTAG
- a CDS encoding IS481 family transposase: protein MSVVEQRYRAVLAVLAGATVTEVAASLGVSRQTVSGWKSRYEASGLAGLADRSHRPASCPHQASAEVEAAVCELRRKHPKWGPRRIAHVLERSGTVTPVPSRMTVYRILVRHGLVEPGVRRRKRSDYKRWQRDRPMQLWQMDIVGGVMLVNPVTGELTEAKVVTGVDDHSRYCVIASVVERATGRAVCSAFVRALQAFGVPEEVLTDNGKQFTDRFGQGGEVLFDRICRENGIAHRLTQPASPTTTGKVERFHQTLRRELLDDCGAFENIEQAQAALDAWVEEYNSDRPHQALDMQSPGDRFTPVAEQEREVLGLKIPGVLALVPQQRTSPADPDLELAGAEASEVPAALPEVPAAVQVNEGGPVEFERVVPASGNLQVAGKQFWLGPTRSGLTVTFWADTSVIHLLIAGARIKTVRSHLSVADLGRLAARGGRPAGPVPLPGGDGAAFEVDRVVNNSGLVALGGHQVLAAEILGGRQVGIRVDGETLSFFDLSSRQLLRVRPNPLTSEEVRRLRGLRPAGPPPRPGVEPVRVQRRVSAVGTVMVCRQVVSLGRPYAGQTVTVHVSDATISVELDGQVRVIRRTTDVPIRNVKANKPHGAPYVV, encoded by the coding sequence TTGTCGGTTGTCGAACAGAGATACCGGGCTGTCCTGGCGGTGCTGGCGGGCGCGACGGTGACCGAGGTCGCCGCGTCGCTGGGGGTGTCCCGGCAGACGGTCAGCGGCTGGAAGTCGAGGTATGAGGCTTCGGGTCTGGCGGGTCTGGCTGACCGGTCGCATAGGCCGGCGTCGTGTCCGCATCAGGCTTCTGCCGAGGTCGAGGCGGCGGTGTGTGAGCTGCGGCGCAAGCACCCGAAGTGGGGTCCGCGGCGGATCGCTCATGTGCTGGAGCGGTCCGGGACAGTCACGCCGGTGCCGTCGCGGATGACCGTGTATCGGATCCTGGTCCGTCACGGGCTGGTGGAGCCGGGGGTGCGGCGCCGGAAGCGGTCGGATTACAAGCGCTGGCAGCGGGACCGGCCGATGCAGCTGTGGCAGATGGACATCGTCGGCGGCGTGATGCTGGTCAACCCGGTCACCGGCGAGCTGACCGAGGCGAAGGTCGTGACCGGGGTGGACGACCATTCCCGGTACTGCGTGATCGCGTCGGTGGTCGAGAGGGCGACCGGACGGGCGGTCTGCTCAGCGTTCGTCCGGGCCTTGCAGGCGTTCGGGGTGCCGGAGGAGGTGCTGACCGACAACGGCAAGCAGTTCACCGACCGGTTCGGGCAGGGCGGTGAGGTGCTGTTCGACCGGATCTGCCGGGAGAACGGGATCGCGCACCGCCTCACTCAGCCGGCATCCCCGACCACGACGGGCAAGGTCGAGCGGTTCCATCAGACACTGCGGCGTGAGCTCCTCGACGACTGCGGCGCTTTCGAGAACATCGAGCAGGCTCAGGCGGCACTGGATGCGTGGGTGGAGGAATACAACTCCGACCGGCCGCATCAGGCGCTGGACATGCAGTCCCCGGGAGACCGGTTCACCCCGGTTGCGGAACAGGAACGGGAGGTCCTGGGCCTGAAGATCCCCGGAGTGCTCGCGCTGGTGCCGCAGCAGCGGACATCCCCAGCAGACCCGGATCTGGAGCTGGCTGGGGCTGAAGCCTCCGAGGTTCCTGCCGCCCTGCCTGAGGTGCCGGCAGCGGTGCAGGTGAACGAGGGTGGACCGGTGGAGTTCGAGCGGGTGGTGCCTGCGAGCGGGAATCTGCAGGTCGCGGGCAAGCAGTTCTGGCTGGGTCCGACCCGCTCAGGGCTGACGGTGACCTTCTGGGCCGACACCTCGGTGATCCATCTGCTGATCGCGGGGGCGCGGATCAAGACCGTGCGGTCGCATCTGTCGGTGGCGGATCTGGGACGGCTGGCGGCCCGGGGCGGGCGTCCGGCGGGGCCGGTCCCGCTGCCGGGCGGTGACGGGGCGGCGTTCGAGGTGGACCGGGTGGTGAACAACAGCGGTCTGGTCGCTCTGGGCGGGCACCAGGTGCTGGCGGCGGAGATCCTCGGCGGCCGCCAGGTGGGCATCCGCGTCGACGGCGAGACGCTGTCGTTCTTCGACCTGTCCTCGCGACAGCTGCTGCGGGTGCGGCCCAACCCGCTGACCAGCGAGGAAGTCCGCAGGCTGCGGGGCCTGCGTCCGGCCGGACCGCCGCCACGGCCCGGCGTCGAGCCGGTGCGGGTGCAGCGGCGGGTCAGCGCGGTCGGCACGGTCATGGTCTGCCGGCAGGTCGTCTCCCTCGGCCGCCCCTATGCAGGGCAGACCGTGACCGTCCACGTGTCCGACGCGACGATCAGCGTTGAGCTGGATGGCCAGGTCCGGGTGATCCGCCGCACGACCGACGTCCCGATCCGTAACGTGAAAGCGAACAAGCCCCACGGGGCTCCCTACGTTGTCTAG
- a CDS encoding ribosomal protein L7/L12, giving the protein MSDEESTGYDTLLCDDPSHEVVLLDCGPRETDVILAVRKVTGQSLWHSRVLARRAPVTLVGGLSAYRAQSAVAVLLSAGARAEWRQEPEPGERTAPSP; this is encoded by the coding sequence ATGTCCGACGAGGAGTCCACCGGGTACGACACGCTGCTCTGCGACGACCCGTCCCACGAGGTGGTGCTCCTCGACTGCGGGCCCCGCGAGACGGATGTGATCCTGGCAGTGCGCAAGGTGACCGGGCAGAGCTTGTGGCACAGCCGGGTCCTGGCGCGCCGAGCGCCCGTCACCCTCGTCGGGGGTCTGTCTGCGTACAGGGCCCAGTCCGCTGTCGCCGTGCTCCTGAGCGCCGGCGCCAGAGCGGAGTGGAGACAGGAGCCGGAGCCCGGAGAGCGCACGGCGCCATCGCCCTGA